Below is a window of Corallococcus silvisoli DNA.
CCGCACGCTGCCCTCGCACGACACGTGCGCGACGTGCAGGCGCCCCTTCGTCTCCTCCAGGAGCACCAGGTCGCGCGCCACCATGGCCACCTCCGCGGAGGCGGGGATGCCGCGCAGGCCCAGCCGCGTGGACGTGGCGCCCTCGTGCATCGCGCCGCCGGCGGACAGCGTGAGGTCCTCCTCGTGCACCATCACCGGCACGTCGAACTGGGTCGCGTACTGGAGCACCCGGCGCATCAGCGCGGCGTTCATCACCGGGCGGCCGTCGTCGGTGAGGGCCACGCAGCCGGCGCCAATGAGCTCGCCCGCCTCCGACAGCTCCTCGCCCTTGAGCCCCTTGGTGATGGCGCCCGCCGGGTACACGTGGCACAGGGCCGCGTCCCGCGCGCGCGACAGCACCAGCTCCGTGACGAGCGCGGTGTCGTTCACCACCTTGGTGTTGGGCATGGCCACGACGCCGGTGAAGCCGCCCGCCACCGCCGCGCGACAGCCGGTGAGGACCGTCTCCTTGCCCTCTTCTCCCGGCTCGCGCAGGTGCACGTGCAGGTCGATGAAGCCCGGCACCAGCCACTTCCCCGTCGCGTCCACCACGCGCGCGTCCGTCGGCGCGGGCAGCGGGGCGTCCGACACCCGAGCCACCTTCCCGTCCGTCACGAGCACGTCACGAACGCCATCCACGCCATTGCGCGGGTCGATGACGCGCGCCCGCTGGAAGAGCACCGTCGTCATGATGCGCACACCTCCAGGATGGCCCGGCGCACCGCGACGCCGTTGGCCACCTGATCCAGGATGACGCTGCGGGGCCCGTCCGCCACCGCCGGGGACAGCTCCACGCCGCGGTTGATGGGGCCCGGGTGCAGCACGGGCGCGTCCGGCTTCATCCGCTCCGCGCGGGCGGGCGTCAGTCCGAACAGGCGCGAGTACTCCCGCTGGGAGGGCAGGAAGGCCTCGGACATGCGCTCCGTCTGGAGGCGGAGGCACATCACCGCATCGGCCTGGGGCAGCACGGCATCCAGCTGGTGCGTCACCTCCCCGCCCATCTCCTCCAGCCCCGGGGGCAGGAGGGTGGGCGGCCCGCAGAGCACGACACGCGCCCCCAGGGCCTTCAGGCACACGAGGTTGGAGCGCGCCACGCGGCTGTGCAGCACGTCGCCCACGATCAGCACCGTGCGCCCCTCCAGCGCGCCCCAGCGCTGGCGCAGCGTGAAGGCGTCCAGCAGCGCCTGGGACGGGTGCTCATGGGCGCCGTCGCCCGCGTTGACCACCGCGCACTTCACGTGCCGGGCCACCAGGCTCGGCGCCCCCGAGGAGCGGTGGCGGATGATGATGGCCGCCGGGCCCATGGCCTCGATGTTGCGCGCCGTGTCCAGGAGCGTCTCCCCCTTGGACACCGAGGAGCCCGCGTAGCTCCAGTTGAGGACGTCCGCCCCCAGCTTGCGCGCCGCCACCTCGAAGGAGGAGCGCGTCCGGGTGGAGTCCTCGAAGAAGAGGTTCGCCACGACGCGGCCCCGCAACACGTGCGACGCATCCGGTCCGCCGGGCAGGTGTGCCTGTGCGCGGTCGAGCAGCGCTTCCAGCTCGTCCCGCCGCCAGCCTGCGATTCCGAGAAGATGTCTCATGGGCCGGGGCCGCCGCGTACCGCGCGCCGCACGTTGCGTCAAGCACGGCGCGAGGCAGGCCCGGATCCAGCGTCCTTCAGCGCACCGGTTCGAAGAAGCGCTCGACGCGCAGCCCCGTGCCGCCAAACAGGTTGCCCAGCAGGCCGCCCCAACCGAGCGACAGCCAGACCACCATGGCCTTGCCCTTGATGTGGCCATACGGGACATAGGCGACCTCCGCGCCGCCAGGGCCCCCCAGGTTGTAGCGGCTGTCCGCGCTGTTGTCCCGGTTGTCTCCCATCACGAAGACGCTGTTGGCCGGAACCTTGTAGGGCCCCTCGTGCTCACGGCCGGGCAGGCGCATGGGGTGCTGGAGGGCCGCGTGCACCACGCCGTCCAGGTCCTCGCGATAGAGGACCTCCTCCTGGTCGAACCAGCGGCCGGTCGTGTCGTCCTGGTTGTGCACCACGTAGTCCGGCGTCACCAGCGTGCGGGGCTGGACCTCTCCGTTGATGCGCACCACGCCATCGACGATCTCCACCGTGTCGCCGGGGATGCCGACGACGCGCTTGATGAAGTCCTTGGACTCGTCCACGGGGTTGTTGAAGACGATGACGTCCCCGCGCTGCGGCGCCCGCACGATGCGGAAGGGCACCACGTTCATGAACGGGATGCGCACCCCGTAGATGAACTTGTTGACGAAGACCTGATCGCCAATCTGGAGCGTGGGCAGCATGGAGCCGGAGGGGATGCGGTACGGCTCCACCAGCACGGTGCGGATGACCAGCGCGATGAGCAGCGCCTTGCCGAAGCCGCCCACGAAGTCCCACACGGACTGCTTCCGGTACGCGCCCAGGTGCTCCTGGGTGAGCGTCTCCAGGGCCTTGAGCTCCGCGCGGAGGGGCTCCACTTCGCCCGCCACGGACGCGGACTCCACGCGCAGGGCCTGCTCGGTGAGGCGGTCCGCCACGGACGCGGGCACCTTGGTCCCCACGCGAACGAGGATGCGCTCGTCCTCCGCGATGAGCTCGCGCGCCTCGTGGCGCAGCGTGCGCAGCTGCGACTCCTTCCGGGAGGCGTTGCGCCACACCAGCAGGCCCACGAAGGCCACGACCATCAGCAGGCCGAACCCCTTCATCAGGGGCTGGGCCCAGGACGCGGTGCCCGGCGCCATCTCAATCAGCGTGACGTAGGGGATGAACGCCAGGCCCACGCCACACAGCGGGGCCCACAGGCTGGTGAGCAGCTCGCGCCACATCAACTGGCGCCGGGCCTTGAGCTGCTCGGGGGTGCGGCGCGCGGCCATGGCCGCTCCCAGCTTCGCGGAAGGACTGGCCGTGCTCATAGGGCTACTGCTCCGTCTTGAGGACCGCGAGGAAGGCTTCCTGCGGAATCTCCACCGTGCCCACCTGCTTCATGCGCTTCTTGCCCTCCTTCTGCTTCTCCAGGAGCTTGCGCTTGCGGCTGATGTCGCCGCCGTAGCACTTGGCAAGGACGTTCTTGCGCATGGCGGAGATCGTCTCGCGGGAGATGATCTTCGCGCCGATGGCGGCCTGGATGGCCACCTCGTACATCTGCTTGGGAATCACTTCCTTGAGCTTCTCGCAGACCTCGCGGCCGCGCAGGTACGCGCGCTCGCGGTGCACGATGACGGAGAGCGCGTCCACCGGCTCCCCGTTGATGAGGATGTCCAGCTTGGCCAGGTCCGCTTCCGCGTAGTCCGACAGCTCGTAGTCCAGGCTCGCGTAGCCGCGCGACACGCTCTTGAGCCGGTCGAAGAAGTCGAACACGACCTCCGCCATGGGCATCTCGTACGTGACCTGCACGCGCGTGCCGCTGGAGCCCAGGTACTTGATGTCCTTCTGCACGCCCCGGCGGTCCTGGCACAGCTTCAGGATGGAGCCCAGGTGCTCGTTGGGGACGTGGATGTGACAGGTGAGGATGGGCTCCTCGAACTTCGCGATGTTCTGCGTCGGCGGCAGCTTCGCGGGGTTGTCCACCAGCATCACGTCACCCTTGCTGGTGGTGATGCGGTAGACCACGGACGGCGCCGTGGTGATGAGGTTGAGGTTGTACTCGCGCTCCAGGCGCTCCTGGACGATCTCCATGTGGAGCAGGCCCAGGTAGCCGCAGCGGAAGCCGAACCCCAGCGCCGTGGAGGACTCCGGCTCGTAGGTGAAGGCGGAGTCGTTGAGCGTCAGCTTCGCCAGCGCGTCGCGCAGGTTCTCGTAGTCAGCGGAGTCCACCGGGAAGATGCCGGAGAACACCATCGGCTTGACTTCCTTGAAGCCCGGGAAGGGCTGCTCGGTGGGCCGCGCCTCCTCCGTGACGGTGTCGCCGACCTTCGCGTCCTGCAGCTCCTTCACGTTGGCGACGAGGACACCCACCTCGCCCGCGATGAGCTGGGTCACCGGGCGCGAGAACGGGCTGAACACGCCCAGCTCCTGCACCTCGAAGACCTTGTTGTTGCTGAACATCTTGATCTTCTGCTTGAGCTTCAGCGTGCCTTCCAGCACGCGCACCAGCGTCACCACGCCCCGGTAGTTGTCGTACCAGGAGTCGAAGATGAGCGCCTTCAGCGGCGCGGACGGCGAGCCCGTGGGCGGCGGCACGCGCTGGACTACCGACTCCAGGATGTCGTGGATGCCGATGCCCTCCTTCGCGGAGGCAGGCACCGCGACGGACGCGTCGATGCCGATGACGTCTTCAATCTCCCCGCGCGTGCGCTCCACGTCCGCGGACGGCAGGTCGATCTTGTTGATGACCGGGATGATCTCCAGGTTGTGGTCCAGCGCCATGTAGACGTTGGCGAGCGTCTGCGCCTCCACGCCCTGGCTGGCGTCCACCACGAGCAGCGCGCCCTCGCACGCGGCGAGGCTGCGGCTCACCTCGTAGGCGAAGTCCACGTGCCCCGGCGTGTCGATGAGGTTGAGGACGTAGTTCTGGCCGTCCTTGGCGGTGTACGTCATCCGCACGGACTGGGCCTTGATGGTGATGCCCCGCTCTCGCTCGATGTCCATGTTGTCGAGGAACTGGGCCTGCGCCTCACGCTTCGTCAGCGTGCCTGTCTTCTCCAGGAGGCGGTCGGCCAGCGTCGACTTTCCATGGTCGATGTGGGCGATGATGCAAAAGTTGCGGATGTGCGCGTTTTCAGCCGGCATGTTCGGGGCGCTCGTCGGTCGCGAAGCGGGCGTAGGTAACACCGAACCGCCCGAAAATCCACGGCCGCGCACGCTCGCCCGCCGGGCGCTTCCCCCACCGGACGCCCCCCGCGCCCTCCGGCATCCTGGCCAGAGGGAGGGGCACGAAAGCGGGCCTGCCTAGCCCCGGACCCGGGCGGGGCCCGCGACCTGATCACGGAAGAACTGGAGCGTGTGGCGCAGGCCGTCCGCCAGCTGCACGGAGGGCTCCCAGCCCAGCACCTTCTTCGCGAGCGACGCGTCGATGCAGGAGCGCAGTTGCTCACCCGGCTTGCCCGGGGCATGCGCGGCCTTCAGCGCGCTGCCGCCGGCCTGGGCGATGAGCTCATGGAGGCGGTTGATGTCCGTCTCCACGCCGGTGCCGATGTTGGCGGCGCCCACGTAGTCGCTCTGGAAGGCCAGGTAGTTGGCGCGCGCCACGTCCGGGCCAAAGACGAAGTCCCGCGTCTGCTTGCCCTCGCCGTAGATGGTGCAGCCCTGCCCCGCGATGACGCGCTGGCTGAAGATGGCCACCACGCCCGCCTCGCCGTGCGGGTTCTGCCGGGGGCCGTACACGTTGGCGTACCGGAGGGCGACATAGGGCAGGCCGTACTGGGCCCGGTAGTAGCCCAGGTACAGCTCGCCCGCCGCCTTGGAGACGCCATAGGGCGACACCGGCCGCGTGGGGTGGCCTTCGGTGGCGGGGAAGAAGTCCTGCTCGCCGTAGATGGCGCCGCCGGTGGAGCTGAAGATGACCTTCTTCACGCCGGAGTGACGCGCGGCCTCCAGCAGG
It encodes the following:
- a CDS encoding dihydroorotase, which translates into the protein MTTVLFQRARVIDPRNGVDGVRDVLVTDGKVARVSDAPLPAPTDARVVDATGKWLVPGFIDLHVHLREPGEEGKETVLTGCRAAVAGGFTGVVAMPNTKVVNDTALVTELVLSRARDAALCHVYPAGAITKGLKGEELSEAGELIGAGCVALTDDGRPVMNAALMRRVLQYATQFDVPVMVHEEDLTLSAGGAMHEGATSTRLGLRGIPASAEVAMVARDLVLLEETKGRLHVAHVSCEGSVRLIREAKRRGLRVTCEVAPHHFTLDDRAVGDYDTHAKMAPPLRSDVDVRALREALVDGTVDAIATDHAPHGVSDKLVEFEKGINGIVGLETALGLTLALVHEGVLTPRRAVELLSEGPARVFGLPGGHLAPGAPADITVVSPGEEWTVDAHRFYSRSRNTPFHGRTLKGRVAQTWVGGRCVFEDGQLKESR
- a CDS encoding aspartate carbamoyltransferase catalytic subunit → MRHLLGIAGWRRDELEALLDRAQAHLPGGPDASHVLRGRVVANLFFEDSTRTRSSFEVAARKLGADVLNWSYAGSSVSKGETLLDTARNIEAMGPAAIIIRHRSSGAPSLVARHVKCAVVNAGDGAHEHPSQALLDAFTLRQRWGALEGRTVLIVGDVLHSRVARSNLVCLKALGARVVLCGPPTLLPPGLEEMGGEVTHQLDAVLPQADAVMCLRLQTERMSEAFLPSQREYSRLFGLTPARAERMKPDAPVLHPGPINRGVELSPAVADGPRSVILDQVANGVAVRRAILEVCAS
- the lepB gene encoding signal peptidase I translates to MSTASPSAKLGAAMAARRTPEQLKARRQLMWRELLTSLWAPLCGVGLAFIPYVTLIEMAPGTASWAQPLMKGFGLLMVVAFVGLLVWRNASRKESQLRTLRHEARELIAEDERILVRVGTKVPASVADRLTEQALRVESASVAGEVEPLRAELKALETLTQEHLGAYRKQSVWDFVGGFGKALLIALVIRTVLVEPYRIPSGSMLPTLQIGDQVFVNKFIYGVRIPFMNVVPFRIVRAPQRGDVIVFNNPVDESKDFIKRVVGIPGDTVEIVDGVVRINGEVQPRTLVTPDYVVHNQDDTTGRWFDQEEVLYREDLDGVVHAALQHPMRLPGREHEGPYKVPANSVFVMGDNRDNSADSRYNLGGPGGAEVAYVPYGHIKGKAMVVWLSLGWGGLLGNLFGGTGLRVERFFEPVR
- the lepA gene encoding translation elongation factor 4, coding for MPAENAHIRNFCIIAHIDHGKSTLADRLLEKTGTLTKREAQAQFLDNMDIERERGITIKAQSVRMTYTAKDGQNYVLNLIDTPGHVDFAYEVSRSLAACEGALLVVDASQGVEAQTLANVYMALDHNLEIIPVINKIDLPSADVERTRGEIEDVIGIDASVAVPASAKEGIGIHDILESVVQRVPPPTGSPSAPLKALIFDSWYDNYRGVVTLVRVLEGTLKLKQKIKMFSNNKVFEVQELGVFSPFSRPVTQLIAGEVGVLVANVKELQDAKVGDTVTEEARPTEQPFPGFKEVKPMVFSGIFPVDSADYENLRDALAKLTLNDSAFTYEPESSTALGFGFRCGYLGLLHMEIVQERLEREYNLNLITTAPSVVYRITTSKGDVMLVDNPAKLPPTQNIAKFEEPILTCHIHVPNEHLGSILKLCQDRRGVQKDIKYLGSSGTRVQVTYEMPMAEVVFDFFDRLKSVSRGYASLDYELSDYAEADLAKLDILINGEPVDALSVIVHRERAYLRGREVCEKLKEVIPKQMYEVAIQAAIGAKIISRETISAMRKNVLAKCYGGDISRKRKLLEKQKEGKKRMKQVGTVEIPQEAFLAVLKTEQ
- a CDS encoding NAD-dependent epimerase/dehydratase family protein, which codes for MKVLVTGGAGFIGSHVCDEFLRNGHEVIALDNLSSGKKENLDPRVRLAVHDIRSPEAAELIRSEKPQVLCHLAAQMDVRRSVEDPSFDADVNIRGMLNLLEAARHSGVKKVIFSSTGGAIYGEQDFFPATEGHPTRPVSPYGVSKAAGELYLGYYRAQYGLPYVALRYANVYGPRQNPHGEAGVVAIFSQRVIAGQGCTIYGEGKQTRDFVFGPDVARANYLAFQSDYVGAANIGTGVETDINRLHELIAQAGGSALKAAHAPGKPGEQLRSCIDASLAKKVLGWEPSVQLADGLRHTLQFFRDQVAGPARVRG